The proteins below are encoded in one region of Vicia villosa cultivar HV-30 ecotype Madison, WI unplaced genomic scaffold, Vvil1.0 ctg.000434F_1_1, whole genome shotgun sequence:
- the LOC131628216 gene encoding probable protein kinase At2g41970, producing the protein MLCCGGAEEDFNGLAANHYSAAAIGANAYGAGGGGGGGDRGEPRSNIVKSGGPQKALEIEIPEFKLNELKRLTENFGTKALIGEGSYGRVFRAKMSDGVEAAIKKLDTSSTPEVDSDFESQLAIVSRLKNEHFVALMGYCLEANNRILVYEYASLGSLHDTLHGRKGVQGAEPGPVLNWNERVKIAFGAAKGLEFLHEKVQPSIVHRDVRSSNVLLFNDYEAKVADFNLTNQSSDTAARLHSTRVLGTFGYHAPEYAMTGQITQKSDVYSFGVVLLELLTGRKPVDHTMPKGQQSLVTWATPRLSEDKVKQCVDPKLNNEYPPKAIAKLAAVAALCVQYEADFRPNMTIVVKALQPLLNSKPAGPNTNA; encoded by the exons ATGTTGTGCTGTGGAGGTGCAGAAGAGGATTTTAACGGTTTAGCTGCAAACCATTATAGTGCAGCAGCTATCGGGGCTAACGCTTACGGTGCTGGTGGTGGTGGAGGAG GTGGTGATAGAGGAGAGCCAAGGAGCAATATTGTGAAGAGTGGTGGTCCTCAAAAAGCATTAGAAATTGAGATACCTGAATTTAAGTTGAACGAGTTAAAGCGGTTAACAGAGAACTTTGGAACAAAAGCACTCATTGGGGAAGGTTCCTATGGGAGGGTTTTCCGTGCAAAGATGAGCGACGGTGTTGAGGCTGCAATCAAAAAGTTGGATACTAGTTCTACACCGGAAGTTGACTCCGATTTTGAATCACAG TTAGCAATTGTTTCAAGATTGAAGAATGAACATTTTGTCGCGTTGATGGGATATTGTCTCGAGGCGAATAACAGAATTTTGGTTTATGAATATGCAAGTCTTGGTTCTTTGCACGACACATTACACG GAAGGAAAGGAGTTCAAGGGGCAGAACCTGGTCCAGTTTTAAATTGGAACGAGAGAGTAAAAATTGCGTTTGGTGCAGCAAAAGGACTTGAGTTTCTTCATGAGAAAGTTCAACCTTCAATAGTACATAGAGATGTTAGATCCAGCAATGTCTTGTTATTCAATGATTATGAGGCTAAGGTTGCAGATTTCAACTTGACAAATCAGTCTTCCGACACCGCAGCCCGGCTACATTCAACAAGAGTTTTGGGAACATTTGGCTATCACGCTCCAGA ATACGCCATGACAGGACAAATAACCCAAAAAAGCGATGTATACAGTTTCGGTGTTGTGCTTTTAGAACTCTTAACAGGAAGAAAGCCAGTGGATCATACAATGCCTAAAGGGCAACAAAGTCTTGTAACTTGG GCGACTCCAAGACTAAGTGAAGACAAAGTGAAACAATGTGTTGATCCTAAACTAAACAACGAGTATCCGCCAAAAGCAATCGCTAAG TTGGCAGCAGTTGCAGCACTTTGTGTTCAATATGAAGCAGATTTCAGGCCAAACATGACAATTGTTGTTAAAGCTCTTCAGCCACTTCTCAATTCGAAACCGGCTGGACCTAACACTAATGCTTGA